The genomic region CCATTTCAGAGGTCCTGATCCACTCTACCACCCAAAACccaaatgtaaaataattatgTATGCCAAATAAGGAAAATAGTCACCTCCCACcctataaatttattttccacttgGATATAAGCACTGCATTCCAGACATCTCCAAACATGGTATTGGCTTAGCAATGACTTTGATCTTAGTCCATGGCACCTGACCTTGGTAGCCACAGAAAAATTTCTCCGTGTTTtattttgattgttttgtttaCGTTCAAGCCAAGGTTGTACTCCGTCTTTTACAGAGACAGCATGCAACATGTGAAAACTGGCATTCATTCTGTGCGAGAGCCACCGAACTCCCCAAACAAGGTTGACATCCTGGTCTGCTGcctatatgtatgtatattgtGAGACAGCTTAAGGACAAGAAGCCTCTAATGCAAGCATCAGACTAAGTTACAGACAGCTACTCATCTCTCCTAGTCCTTCCTAGCAGGAAAATGAGCCTCGCATGAAGTATCATTTTATGCAGAAAGTTAATGGATCTTTCCTAGTCACTCAGTCAAATTTAATGTGATAATTACTTCTCATTTCACAAATGGAAAAGACAGAGCAATGAAATGTGTACACCCAGACGCAGAATTGGACATTAAATGcaagcttttattttccactgtAATAAGTGAGATGGCATGTTGAATACAAGTCCAGAAAAAGTGAAggaggtgaaaggaaaaaaatgtacagccagaaaaaaaaaaagaaaaaaaggagctcCATCTCAGGCCATTCCAAACAATGACTTTATTTTCTGTGGAACATCACCATGGCAGCCCCCACAGCAGCATCAACATCCTTCCCATAAACCACAGGGAATGGAAAAATCCTTTCCACTTCCTGCCTCAGCACCTCATTCCTGGCAAGGGCACTCCCGCTCCCCAGAATCCTCCTCACTCCCGTCTCCATCAGGCGCTGCACAGGTAACATGGAACAGAGATTTTCAACGATGCCACGGCACAGAGCTCTGGTTACGTGACCCAGGGAGAGGTCAGAGACAGCAATATTGCTCACTGACGCCAACTGCTCGGGAATGTGTCTCTCTCCAAATATGGTTGGGTGGACTGAGAGTTTGCTGTCGTTTTGGGCCAAGGCTGCTTTGATTATCTTTGTATAGATGGCAGACTCCTGAACCTGAAGTCCTGCGGATGGGAAATACCATGTTACTAATCTGAAGGGGTCTGGTGTATCTTACGCGTGGAGACTTAAAATGGAAGCTCATCCACCTGTTCAGCAAAATATTCTATCTTTTTTCCTGTCCCAAAGGGAATTGCTTTTCCAGGATTATGAAACGTAGTTCTCCCATCCAATTGTATCTAGTATCTGTGATACTAGAAATCTTTTTCTGGTTACAGAAACCACCTTTTCTGACAATACTGCTATTCCTCTTTGCTTATACTGTGCTAAGTTACACCAACCAGCATCTTTAAAGGCACTAATGGCATGGCAGACTTCGGCTTCAGTGGTTGGACTGTGTGTGAATACAGACTTCACCTCAAGTACTCACTGAAAGAACAATTTCAGAGCTTACTTCTGGATTGCAAAACCCAagagatcattaaaaaaacctgtgaagACCATGTTTAAAGCACTTAGAAGATATTACATGAGTTTGAGTCTTAAAATCCATTAGAGTGCTGCAAAATATGCAGCAAAAGGCAACTGATCTAATCAAGGGACTCTTTTGGACTGCAGTCATACAAAATTAGAGGCTATCCTCAAATTTGCTgacctttccttttgaaaaacaacttgcaaaaaaataattctcttgtgttcttgaaacaaaagaaaacccaaaacctagAGGCAATGTGAACGTGGAGTCCAAGCATGACTGTCTCAGCATGTTCATAGGCTTCTGCAGGAAATTCCAGAGATCTAGGAAGCGTGACCCAAGAGCTACATCCTTGTTCTTTATACGGCATGACAAAACAGGTCTAGACTTGTTCCTTTGCCTTTACTTCCTTTCACCTTGATGATCCAACCTCAATTTTAAACTTTTAACTATCCTTGAAATATCTTACCTAGCTCTTCTGTCCACCGTGCCACCATGTCCACAAATGTTGCTAGCACATTGCCTCCATTAAGTGATGCTGCCACTGCCAAGTAGTCACCATTGAAGTAGGGAAAATAAGTAACAGCTGAGGAAGGATCTGGTGTCTCTGGAGGCTGGAAACCCGGGGGCACTGAGATAGTCAGCTGAGCAGAGGTACTGATATTAAGAACtagaatacaaaagaaaaaaaattaaaaaagaaaaacaaaaaaatcagggtTTTTCTAGGCGACCCTGAAGGAGGACAATGAGAAAACCAAATAAGATACCAAAATGATCATACCTGCATCAGTCCTCTCAGTCAGACAGGAATAAACAGAGCATTGGAAATCTCCCAGAGCAACTCCTACTATTGCTCCTTTGGGTATGCCATGCCATGCACAGATTGTCCTGC from Rissa tridactyla isolate bRisTri1 chromosome 7, bRisTri1.patW.cur.20221130, whole genome shotgun sequence harbors:
- the SHPK gene encoding sedoheptulokinase isoform X1, with the translated sequence MAGRPTPACVLGIDLGTTSVKAALLVGAEQGQVVAESCSRETQAHTSSLEAGPQGMEQNVRRIIRALNECLAALPQQQLQRVSHIGISGQMHGIVFWKKDKGCKWTECGTGPAFEPEEVSHLITWQDGRCSPTFLSSLPLPQSHISLATGFGCATVYWYLKKSPDFLKSYDAAGTIHDYVVAMLCDLKKPLMSVQNAASWGYFNSRNKSWNTDILKKSGFPVHLLPEVGDPGSTAGRTICAWHGIPKGAIVGVALGDFQCSVYSCLTERTDAVLNISTSAQLTISVPPGFQPPETPDPSSAVTYFPYFNGDYLAVAASLNGGNVLATFVDMVARWTEELGLQVQESAIYTKIIKAALAQNDSKLSVHPTIFGERHIPEQLASVSNIAVSDLSLGHVTRALCRGIVENLCSMLPVQRLMETGVRRILGSGSALARNEVLRQEVERIFPFPVVYGKDVDAAVGAAMVMFHRK